From Yersinia hibernica, a single genomic window includes:
- the syd gene encoding SecY-interacting protein: MEQNVSTALKSFTQRYIDLWQQQTGRPPASEELYGVPSPCTVETQDNQVFWLPQPFAVDANLANIERALEIQLHPDIHEFYTQQYAGDMHADLGDHRFTLLQVWSEDDFIRLQENLIGHLVTQKRLKLSPTLFLATTASEMTMASLCNVSGNVVLEEFGRGKRTLLASTLAHFLDALRPVFPE; the protein is encoded by the coding sequence ATGGAGCAGAACGTTTCAACGGCACTCAAGAGCTTTACCCAGCGCTACATTGATTTATGGCAGCAGCAAACCGGCCGCCCACCCGCCAGTGAGGAGTTGTATGGCGTTCCCTCTCCCTGCACGGTGGAAACGCAGGATAATCAGGTATTTTGGTTGCCGCAACCTTTCGCCGTTGATGCCAATCTTGCCAATATTGAGCGGGCGCTAGAGATTCAGCTTCATCCAGATATTCATGAGTTTTACACTCAGCAATATGCTGGGGATATGCATGCTGATTTAGGCGATCACCGCTTTACCTTGCTGCAAGTTTGGAGTGAAGATGATTTTATCCGTTTACAGGAAAATCTCATTGGCCATCTGGTGACCCAGAAAAGGCTGAAACTCTCACCGACGCTGTTTTTGGCGACCACAGCATCGGAAATGACCATGGCCTCACTGTGTAATGTCAGTGGCAATGTTGTATTAGAAGAGTTTGGCCGCGGAAAACGCACATTATTGGCCTCAACCCTGGCTCATTTTCTGGATGCATTACGTCCAGTATTTCCTGAATAA
- the queF gene encoding NADPH-dependent 7-cyano-7-deazaguanine reductase QueF (Catalyzes the NADPH-dependent reduction of 7-cyano-7-deazaguanine (preQ0) to 7-aminomethyl-7-deazaguanine (preQ1) in queuosine biosynthesis) has product MSSYQDHKALAQLTLGKPTAYRDHYDVTLLQAVPRSMNREPLGLYPDNLPFHGADIWTLYELSWLNSKGLPQVAVGEISLSADSINLIESKSFKLYLNSFNQTAFTDWESVRGTLQQDLSACAQGDVNVRLYRLDELAHQPIANFSGECLDEQDISIDSYEFSTDYLQGATGKNHVEESLVSHLLKSNCLITHQPDWGSVQISYSGPQINREALLRYLVSFRHHNEFHEQCVERIFNDIMNLCQPKTLSVYARYTRRGGLDINPWRSNTDFLPPTGRLARQ; this is encoded by the coding sequence ATGTCTTCATATCAAGACCACAAAGCTCTGGCACAACTGACGCTGGGCAAACCCACGGCGTATCGCGATCACTATGATGTCACCTTATTGCAGGCCGTACCACGGAGCATGAACCGCGAGCCTCTGGGGTTATATCCCGATAACCTGCCTTTTCATGGCGCGGACATCTGGACATTATATGAGCTGTCTTGGCTAAACAGTAAGGGCTTGCCGCAGGTTGCGGTAGGTGAAATAAGTCTCAGTGCCGACAGTATTAATCTCATTGAATCAAAGAGTTTCAAGCTTTATCTCAACAGTTTCAACCAAACAGCATTTACTGACTGGGAAAGTGTACGCGGCACTTTACAACAGGATTTATCCGCCTGCGCTCAAGGGGATGTCAATGTCAGGCTATACCGGCTGGACGAATTGGCGCATCAACCGATCGCCAATTTCTCGGGAGAATGTCTGGATGAGCAAGATATCAGCATCGATAGCTATGAATTCAGCACCGACTACCTGCAAGGCGCTACAGGTAAAAATCACGTCGAAGAGAGCTTAGTCAGCCACTTACTTAAATCTAACTGCCTGATAACCCACCAACCCGATTGGGGCTCCGTGCAAATCAGCTACAGTGGCCCACAGATAAACCGGGAAGCCCTACTGCGCTATCTGGTCTCTTTCCGCCATCATAATGAATTTCACGAGCAATGTGTCGAGCGTATTTTCAATGATATCATGAACTTGTGTCAGCCAAAAACACTGTCAGTGTATGCGCGCTATACCCGCCGTGGGGGGCTAGATATCAACCCATGGCGATCCAATACTGACTTTTTGCCACCAACTGGCCGTCTGGCACGGCAATAA
- the rlmM gene encoding 23S rRNA (cytidine(2498)-2'-O)-methyltransferase RlmM, with product MNNKIALYCRAGFEKECAAEITAKAAQLEIFGFARVKENSGYVLFECYQLEDADRLIREVPFRELIFARQMMVVGELLKDLPAEDRVSPIVGMLVGVVEKAGELRVEVADTNESKELLKFCRKLTVPLRNALREQKILSARENPHRPVVHVFFIAPGCCYVGYSYSNNNSPFYMGIPRLKFPSDAPSRSTLKLEEAFHVFIPADEWEERLASGMHAVDLGACPGGWTYQLVQRSMMVQAIDNGSMAQSLMDTGQVTHHRVDGFKYEPTRSNIYWLVCDMVEKPAKVTQLIIKWLVNGWCREAIFNLKLPMKKRFEVVAENLGMIDEQLKENGINAHIHAKQLYHDREEVTVHVRRIWSGAPGRRDERF from the coding sequence ATGAATAATAAAATTGCTTTATATTGCCGCGCTGGCTTTGAGAAAGAGTGCGCAGCAGAAATTACCGCCAAAGCAGCACAGCTTGAAATCTTTGGTTTTGCGCGGGTGAAAGAAAACAGTGGTTATGTGCTGTTTGAGTGCTATCAGTTGGAAGATGCAGATCGTTTGATTCGTGAAGTGCCTTTCCGCGAATTGATTTTTGCGCGCCAGATGATGGTGGTAGGTGAGTTATTGAAGGATTTGCCAGCAGAAGATCGCGTTTCTCCCATTGTTGGCATGTTAGTTGGTGTTGTCGAGAAAGCCGGTGAACTGCGTGTTGAAGTTGCTGATACCAATGAAAGCAAAGAGTTACTTAAGTTTTGCCGTAAGTTAACGGTACCACTGCGTAATGCCCTGCGCGAACAAAAAATCCTGTCTGCTCGTGAGAATCCTCATCGGCCGGTGGTGCATGTATTCTTTATAGCGCCTGGTTGCTGCTATGTTGGCTATTCATATAGCAACAATAACTCCCCATTCTATATGGGGATCCCGCGTCTTAAGTTTCCATCTGATGCGCCAAGCCGCTCGACTTTAAAACTGGAGGAAGCTTTCCATGTGTTTATCCCCGCTGATGAATGGGAAGAGCGTTTAGCCAGTGGTATGCATGCTGTGGATTTAGGTGCTTGCCCCGGCGGTTGGACTTATCAATTAGTGCAGCGCAGTATGATGGTTCAGGCCATTGATAACGGCTCGATGGCACAAAGTTTGATGGATACCGGGCAGGTAACACATCACCGTGTCGATGGTTTTAAATATGAGCCAACGCGCAGCAATATTTATTGGTTGGTGTGCGATATGGTGGAGAAACCGGCTAAAGTCACCCAGCTTATTATCAAATGGTTGGTCAATGGGTGGTGCCGTGAGGCGATTTTTAACCTGAAGTTGCCGATGAAAAAACGTTTTGAGGTTGTTGCGGAGAATTTAGGAATGATTGATGAGCAGCTAAAAGAAAATGGCATTAATGCTCACATTCATGCCAAACAACTCTATCATGACCGTGAAGAAGTCACGGTGCATGTACGGCGAATTTGGTCTGGTGCACCAGGCCGCCGTGACGAGCGCTTCTAA
- the xni gene encoding flap endonuclease Xni: MQIHLLIVDALNLVRRIHAVQGSPCINACQHGLQQLISHSRPTHAVAVFDEDDRSDSWRHQCLPDYKAGRSPMPDNLQQEMPLIREAFISLGVNCWHSPGNEADDLAATLAAKVSNAGHQVTIVSTDKGYCQLLAPNVQIRDYFQKRWLDMPFVKQEFGVLPHQLPDYWGLAGISSSKIPGVAGIGAKTAALLLQQANSLAELYHNLDSVPEKWRKKLQQHQEMAFICKQIATLKTDLPLTGNLQQLRLNK; this comes from the coding sequence ATGCAAATCCACCTTCTTATTGTTGATGCCCTCAATCTGGTTCGTCGCATTCACGCAGTGCAAGGTTCGCCTTGCATTAATGCTTGTCAACATGGGTTACAACAGCTTATTTCACATAGCCGGCCAACACATGCAGTCGCCGTGTTTGATGAAGATGACCGCTCGGATAGCTGGCGTCATCAATGTCTGCCCGACTATAAAGCGGGCCGCTCACCGATGCCCGATAATCTGCAACAAGAAATGCCCCTTATTCGCGAGGCATTTATTTCATTAGGGGTGAATTGCTGGCATTCGCCGGGTAATGAAGCTGATGACCTGGCCGCGACATTGGCGGCTAAAGTCAGTAATGCTGGGCATCAGGTTACCATTGTTTCAACCGACAAAGGTTATTGCCAACTGTTAGCACCGAATGTACAGATTCGCGATTACTTCCAAAAACGCTGGCTGGATATGCCATTCGTAAAGCAAGAATTTGGCGTGTTACCGCACCAATTACCTGACTACTGGGGGCTTGCCGGCATCAGCAGCAGTAAAATCCCCGGTGTCGCAGGTATTGGAGCAAAAACCGCCGCGTTGTTATTGCAACAAGCCAATAGTCTGGCGGAGCTTTATCACAATCTAGACTCAGTTCCGGAGAAGTGGCGCAAAAAGTTGCAACAACATCAAGAAATGGCTTTTATTTGCAAACAAATAGCAACACTTAAAACTGATTTGCCATTAACTGGCAATTTGCAGCAGCTACGTTTAAATAAATGA
- a CDS encoding YqcC family protein: MNTENQVRQSLQNIELAMRAIDLWQAAPPEIEAFESHEPFSIDTMAAEQWLQWVLIPRMYALLEAKGPLPTRFAITPYFEEALSGEGRPDCTVLLVELQRLDDLLNKETH; the protein is encoded by the coding sequence ATGAATACAGAAAATCAGGTGCGCCAGAGCCTACAGAATATCGAGCTTGCCATGCGGGCAATTGACCTTTGGCAAGCAGCTCCGCCCGAAATTGAGGCTTTTGAAAGTCATGAGCCTTTCAGCATTGATACCATGGCGGCCGAGCAGTGGCTGCAATGGGTACTTATTCCTCGGATGTATGCATTGCTGGAAGCGAAAGGGCCACTTCCCACTCGTTTCGCGATTACGCCCTATTTTGAAGAGGCGCTGAGTGGTGAGGGCCGGCCAGATTGCACAGTACTGCTGGTGGAATTACAGCGTTTAGATGACCTGCTAAATAAAGAAACTCACTAA
- the ppnN gene encoding nucleotide 5'-monophosphate nucleosidase PpnN, whose product MITHISPLGSMDLLSQLEVDMLKRTASSDLYRLFRNCSLAVLNSGSLTDNSKELLSRYETFDINVLRRERGVKLELVNPPEHAFVDGKIIRSLQANLFAVLRDILFVNGQIVNAGRFQHLNMESSSHLTNLVFSILRNARALHLDEDPNMIVCWGGHSINETEYLYARKVGSQLGLRELNICTGCGPGAMEAPMKGAAVGHAQQRYRQGRFIGMTEPSIIAAEPPNPLVNELIIMPDIEKRLEAFVRIAHGIIIFPGGVGTAEELLYLLGILMNPHNSEQVLPLILTGPKESADYFRVVDEFIMNTLGDEARKYYQIIIDDPDEVARQMKKAMPLVKENRRNSGDAYSFNWSIRIEPDLQHPFEPTHENMANLDLSHNQAPEKLAAALRRAFSGIVAGNVKEVGIHAIEAHGPFKLHGDPLLMKHMDQLLQGFIAQYRMKLPGSAYTPCYEICS is encoded by the coding sequence TTGATTACACATATCAGCCCACTCGGCTCAATGGATCTGTTATCACAGCTAGAAGTGGATATGCTCAAACGTACAGCCAGCAGTGATCTGTACCGTTTATTCCGTAATTGCTCATTGGCTGTTCTTAACTCAGGTAGCCTGACAGACAACAGCAAAGAGCTTTTATCTCGCTATGAAACCTTTGATATCAATGTGCTTCGCCGCGAACGCGGTGTAAAACTCGAACTGGTGAACCCACCAGAGCATGCTTTTGTCGATGGGAAAATTATCCGCTCCTTGCAAGCAAACCTGTTTGCAGTCTTGCGTGACATTCTATTTGTGAATGGTCAAATTGTTAATGCTGGGCGTTTCCAACATCTGAATATGGAAAGCTCCAGCCATTTGACCAATTTGGTATTTTCTATTTTACGTAATGCCCGCGCACTGCATCTTGATGAAGATCCCAATATGATTGTGTGTTGGGGGGGCCATTCAATCAATGAAACCGAATACTTGTACGCCCGTAAAGTGGGCAGCCAACTGGGTTTGCGTGAATTGAACATCTGTACCGGCTGTGGCCCTGGAGCCATGGAAGCCCCTATGAAGGGTGCGGCTGTTGGTCATGCCCAACAACGTTACAGACAAGGGCGTTTTATTGGTATGACGGAGCCGTCAATCATTGCAGCAGAGCCGCCAAACCCGCTAGTCAATGAGCTGATTATCATGCCAGACATTGAAAAACGGCTGGAAGCTTTCGTCCGTATCGCCCATGGCATCATTATTTTCCCTGGCGGCGTGGGGACGGCGGAAGAATTGCTCTACTTGTTAGGTATTTTGATGAACCCGCATAACAGTGAGCAGGTTTTGCCCCTGATCCTGACCGGCCCGAAAGAGAGCGCAGATTACTTCAGAGTCGTGGACGAATTCATCATGAACACACTTGGTGATGAGGCACGGAAATACTACCAGATAATTATTGATGACCCGGATGAAGTCGCCCGTCAGATGAAGAAAGCGATGCCATTGGTGAAAGAGAATCGCCGTAATAGCGGTGATGCTTATAGCTTCAACTGGTCTATTCGTATCGAGCCTGATTTGCAACATCCATTCGAGCCGACTCACGAGAATATGGCCAATCTGGACTTATCGCATAATCAAGCACCAGAAAAGCTGGCCGCTGCATTGCGTCGTGCTTTCTCTGGTATTGTGGCCGGAAATGTAAAAGAAGTGGGGATTCATGCAATTGAAGCTCACGGGCCATTCAAATTACACGGTGACCCGTTGCTGATGAAGCACATGGACCAATTGTTGCAAGGTTTTATCGCGCAATACCGTATGAAGTTACCGGGCAGTGCTTATACACCTTGCTATGAGATTTGTAGTTAA